A single region of the Pseudalkalibacillus berkeleyi genome encodes:
- a CDS encoding GrpB family protein yields MRRVEVCPYNEEWPKMFHQEMIKLQCIYGSQIVTIHHIGSTSIKGLNAKPIIDILSVVKDINEIDKFDDQMKANGYEPRGENGIPGRRYFQKGGNARTHHIHIYQQGDVGIERHIAFRDYLRSNNELKNKYGKLKEELSKQFPYDIASYIKGKEQMVSEIEKKALSWYRSNKQ; encoded by the coding sequence GTGAGAAGAGTAGAAGTTTGTCCTTATAATGAGGAATGGCCCAAGATGTTTCATCAGGAGATGATTAAATTACAATGCATATACGGATCCCAAATAGTTACTATTCATCACATCGGTAGCACATCAATAAAAGGGCTAAATGCAAAACCGATAATTGACATACTGTCAGTAGTAAAAGATATTAACGAAATAGATAAATTTGATGATCAAATGAAAGCAAATGGATATGAACCAAGAGGTGAAAATGGAATACCCGGTCGAAGGTATTTTCAAAAAGGCGGTAATGCAAGAACTCATCATATTCATATATACCAACAAGGTGACGTAGGGATTGAACGCCACATAGCTTTTAGAGATTACTTGAGAAGTAATAATGAACTAAAGAACAAATATGGAAAGTTGAAAGAAGAGTTATCAAAACAATTCCCTTATGATATTGCATCTTACATAAAGGGTAAAGAGCAAATGGTATCTGAGATTGAGAAAAAAGCTTTAAGTTGGTACCGATCAAATAAACAATAA
- a CDS encoding GNAT family N-acetyltransferase, producing the protein MTYLSELEKDLKDTFKLLNGLPDYIALEEKENIKYDAQKLSEHIEKVISSGKELGIKRLSGLINRTSIHYSSLSEIFTSKGFEPYASKVEVYRSLDDIKNEFNLFNWRSLEDSNLSQQEFKECWKQCMSNSDNAPTTITMEEHLNSVKVELGDNWKNACRVVYLNDNLIGMSIPHIEPGTLDEGRLFYFGIMPDARGKGHSVRLHHQSLYILKELGAKYYIGSTHENNLKMKRVFSKNGCSITARTESLYKYF; encoded by the coding sequence GTGACATATCTTAGTGAATTAGAGAAGGACCTCAAGGATACTTTTAAACTGTTAAATGGACTACCAGATTACATTGCGTTAGAAGAAAAAGAAAATATTAAGTATGATGCACAAAAGTTATCAGAACATATCGAGAAGGTTATTTCTTCTGGTAAGGAATTAGGTATTAAACGGTTATCAGGGTTGATTAATAGGACATCTATTCACTATTCAAGCCTTTCAGAAATATTTACTTCTAAAGGATTTGAACCCTATGCTTCGAAAGTTGAAGTTTACCGATCACTAGATGATATTAAAAACGAATTCAATTTGTTCAACTGGCGTTCTTTAGAGGACTCAAATTTATCACAACAAGAATTCAAAGAATGTTGGAAACAATGTATGTCGAATTCCGATAATGCACCAACTACAATCACAATGGAAGAACATTTAAATTCAGTAAAGGTAGAGCTAGGTGATAATTGGAAGAATGCATGTCGGGTAGTATATTTAAACGATAATCTTATAGGAATGTCCATACCTCATATTGAACCAGGTACTTTAGATGAGGGTAGACTATTTTATTTTGGGATTATGCCTGATGCTAGAGGGAAAGGTCATAGTGTTAGACTTCATCATCAATCATTATATATTTTGAAAGAGCTAGGAGCAAAATATTACATAGGAAGTACACATGAAAATAACCTAAAAATGAAAAGAGTTTTCTCCAAAAATGGTTGTTCAATTACAGCTCGTACTGAATCTCTTTATAAATATTTTTAG
- a CDS encoding GNAT family N-acetyltransferase, producing the protein MTDTDIKSVKNIAANTWKDTYSSFIPIEIQEKTLSEAYSNETMDKRFKTSMMLVAEEDEQIKGYAFFSSGSESKEIFLESLYVHPSHQGKGIGKKLYVSGIERYHNPTSISLTVYKGNLNISFYEKEGFKIVKETEGDFCGHPVVFIKMTKNLI; encoded by the coding sequence ATGACAGATACAGATATCAAAAGTGTAAAAAATATAGCTGCGAATACTTGGAAGGATACATATAGCTCATTTATACCTATAGAAATTCAAGAAAAAACGTTAAGTGAAGCATATTCAAATGAAACTATGGATAAACGGTTTAAGACGTCTATGATGCTAGTAGCTGAAGAAGATGAACAGATTAAAGGTTATGCATTCTTTTCCTCCGGATCCGAGAGTAAAGAGATTTTCTTAGAATCTTTATACGTTCATCCAAGTCACCAAGGAAAAGGTATAGGAAAGAAACTTTATGTTTCTGGTATTGAGAGATATCACAATCCTACATCTATTTCTCTTACAGTCTATAAAGGAAATTTGAACATTTCCTTTTACGAAAAGGAAGGATTTAAAATAGTGAAAGAAACAGAAGGCGACTTTTGTGGTCATCCTGTTGTTTTTATTAAAATGACTAAAAATCTTATATAA